The Panicum virgatum strain AP13 chromosome 5K, P.virgatum_v5, whole genome shotgun sequence genome has a window encoding:
- the LOC120706648 gene encoding probable tRNA N6-adenosine threonylcarbamoyltransferase, mitochondrial isoform X2, protein MAATLLPTLSPPISRAAAAFLLLRRAPAKPFSCLRPPPALRRSLSSASSSSPATAPPALRPLSTVASSSAARAAPARRDLLMLGIETSCDDTAAAVVRGDGEILSQVVSSQSDLLVRYGGVAPKMAEEAHALVIDQVVQKALDDAKLSGSDLSAVAVTVGPGLSLCLRVGVHKARQVAKSFGLPIVGVHHMEAHALVSRLVNKDLDFPFLALLISGGHNLLVLAHSLGQYVQLGTTIDDAIGEAYDKTARWLGLDMRKGGGPALEELALDGDPDSIKFRVPMRQHKDCNFSYAGLKTQVRLAIESKNFADDIPISSASEEDRQSRANIAASFQRVAVLHLEERCQRAVEWALKIEPSIKYFVVSGGVASNKYIRTRLNQVAENNGLQLVSPTPSLCTDNGVMIAWTGIEHFIAGRFEDPPAADEPDDTQYELRPRWPLGEEYSEGRSVARSLKTARVHPSLTSMIQGSLQK, encoded by the exons ATGGCGGCCACTCTTTTGCCGACCTTATCGCCGCCCAtttcccgcgccgccgccgcattcctcctcctccgacgagCCCCAGCGAAGCCCTTCTCCTGTCTTCGTCCTCCCCCGGCTCTACGCCGCTCTCTCTCTtccgcctcctcgtcctccccaGCAACCGCTCCCCCTGCCCTCCGCCCCCTTTCCACCGtggcgtcctcctccgccgctcgcgccgctccGGCCCGCCGCGACCTCCTAATGCTCGGTATCGAGACAAGCTGCGACGACACTGCGGCCGCTGTG GTTAGAGGCGACGGGGAGATCCTTAGCCAAGTGGTGTCTTCCCAA TCGGATTTGCTTGTGAGGTATGGGGGTGTTGCTCCGAAGATGGCCGAGGAAGCTCATGCTCTTGTGATTGACCAG GTTGTCCAAAAGGCCCTCGATGATGCAAAATTGTCAGGAAGCGATCTTTCTGCTGTCGCTGTTACCGTCGGACCAGGACTTAGTCTATGCCTTAGAG TTGGTGTCCACAAAGCGAGACAAGTGGCAAAATCATTTGGCTTGCCTATTGTTGGAGTTCATCATATGGAAGCGCATGCATTAGTTTCCAG GCTAGTGAACAAGGACCTTGATTTCCCATTTTTGGCTCTTCTAATTTCAG GAGGACACAatcttcttgttcttgctcaTAGCCTTGGGCAATACGTTCAACTGGGGACTACTATAGATGATGCGATTGGTGAGGCATATGACAAAACAGCAAGATGGTTGGGTCTTGATATGCGAAAAGGTGGTGGTCCTGCTCTTGAAGAGCTTGCTCTAGATGGTGATCCTGACTCTATTAAGTTCAGA GTTCCAATGCGACAGCATAAAGATTGCAATTTTTCTTATGCTGGTCTGAAGACACAAGTCCGACTGGCAATTGAATCTAAGAATTT CGCAGATGATATTCCCATTTCGTCTGCATCAGAGGAAGACAGACAATCAAGGGCGAACATTGCTGCCTCTTTTCAG CGAGTTGCTGTGTTACATTTGGAAGAAAGATGCCAACGAGCAGTTGAATGGGCATTGAAGATTGAACCTTCCATCAAATACTTT GTTGTTTCAGGGGGCGTCGCATCAAACAAGTACATTAGAACTCGCCTGAATCAAGTTGCTGAGAATAACGGACTACAACTTGTATCTCCTACTCCAAGCCTTTGTACTGACAATG GCGTCATGATTGCTTGGACTGGGATTGAGCACTTCATTGCGGGAAGATTTGAGGACCCACCTGCTGCTGATGAGCCTGATGATACGCAG
- the LOC120706648 gene encoding probable tRNA N6-adenosine threonylcarbamoyltransferase, mitochondrial isoform X1, with the protein MAATLLPTLSPPISRAAAAFLLLRRAPAKPFSCLRPPPALRRSLSSASSSSPATAPPALRPLSTVASSSAARAAPARRDLLMLGIETSCDDTAAAVVRGDGEILSQVVSSQSDLLVRYGGVAPKMAEEAHALVIDQVVQKALDDAKLSGSDLSAVAVTVGPGLSLCLRVGVHKARQVAKSFGLPIVGVHHMEAHALVSRLVNKDLDFPFLALLISGGHNLLVLAHSLGQYVQLGTTIDDAIGEAYDKTARWLGLDMRKGGGPALEELALDGDPDSIKFRVPMRQHKDCNFSYAGLKTQVRLAIESKNLSADDIPISSASEEDRQSRANIAASFQRVAVLHLEERCQRAVEWALKIEPSIKYFVVSGGVASNKYIRTRLNQVAENNGLQLVSPTPSLCTDNGVMIAWTGIEHFIAGRFEDPPAADEPDDTQYELRPRWPLGEEYSEGRSVARSLKTARVHPSLTSMIQGSLQK; encoded by the exons ATGGCGGCCACTCTTTTGCCGACCTTATCGCCGCCCAtttcccgcgccgccgccgcattcctcctcctccgacgagCCCCAGCGAAGCCCTTCTCCTGTCTTCGTCCTCCCCCGGCTCTACGCCGCTCTCTCTCTtccgcctcctcgtcctccccaGCAACCGCTCCCCCTGCCCTCCGCCCCCTTTCCACCGtggcgtcctcctccgccgctcgcgccgctccGGCCCGCCGCGACCTCCTAATGCTCGGTATCGAGACAAGCTGCGACGACACTGCGGCCGCTGTG GTTAGAGGCGACGGGGAGATCCTTAGCCAAGTGGTGTCTTCCCAA TCGGATTTGCTTGTGAGGTATGGGGGTGTTGCTCCGAAGATGGCCGAGGAAGCTCATGCTCTTGTGATTGACCAG GTTGTCCAAAAGGCCCTCGATGATGCAAAATTGTCAGGAAGCGATCTTTCTGCTGTCGCTGTTACCGTCGGACCAGGACTTAGTCTATGCCTTAGAG TTGGTGTCCACAAAGCGAGACAAGTGGCAAAATCATTTGGCTTGCCTATTGTTGGAGTTCATCATATGGAAGCGCATGCATTAGTTTCCAG GCTAGTGAACAAGGACCTTGATTTCCCATTTTTGGCTCTTCTAATTTCAG GAGGACACAatcttcttgttcttgctcaTAGCCTTGGGCAATACGTTCAACTGGGGACTACTATAGATGATGCGATTGGTGAGGCATATGACAAAACAGCAAGATGGTTGGGTCTTGATATGCGAAAAGGTGGTGGTCCTGCTCTTGAAGAGCTTGCTCTAGATGGTGATCCTGACTCTATTAAGTTCAGA GTTCCAATGCGACAGCATAAAGATTGCAATTTTTCTTATGCTGGTCTGAAGACACAAGTCCGACTGGCAATTGAATCTAAGAATTT AAGCGCAGATGATATTCCCATTTCGTCTGCATCAGAGGAAGACAGACAATCAAGGGCGAACATTGCTGCCTCTTTTCAG CGAGTTGCTGTGTTACATTTGGAAGAAAGATGCCAACGAGCAGTTGAATGGGCATTGAAGATTGAACCTTCCATCAAATACTTT GTTGTTTCAGGGGGCGTCGCATCAAACAAGTACATTAGAACTCGCCTGAATCAAGTTGCTGAGAATAACGGACTACAACTTGTATCTCCTACTCCAAGCCTTTGTACTGACAATG GCGTCATGATTGCTTGGACTGGGATTGAGCACTTCATTGCGGGAAGATTTGAGGACCCACCTGCTGCTGATGAGCCTGATGATACGCAG